The DNA region AATATTCAGAGCGTTAAATTTCAAAAATTTTTTCGGAAAGTTTTTGCGCGCGAGTTTTTTTCAGCGTTTTTATTTTCAGGAAGTTGTTTTTCAGGCAGAATTTTATTCAGCAGCGTGATATTCAAGCGTAAGTTTTTTTTCACGCAGAGTTTCCGTTAGTGATTTGGTGTCAGAAATCAGTTTTTTTAAGTCAAGTCCGCATTTTATTTAGTCAGTCAAGCAGAAAATGAATTCAGACCATATTTTCAAGCACATTTAGGTCTGGATTCAGTTTCTTTTTATTCACTAAAAATCGTGGATTTTATTTCGGAGCGTGATTTTAGGCGCCATATCACATAACGGAAAAAGTATTGGCGAAGTGCGGGCTTAATTTGAACGAATGTTCAAGTTCAGACCAAACGGAGCCAATATTTTTTCAATGGAACTAAATTAAACAAAAATGTGGAATTGAAAAATATTGGCGTCTAAATATTTCAAATTTTTCAATTCACACCTTCATCCCGCCTTTTGCAAATACAATGTTATTACAATATCTTAATTATTTTTCACAAAATGCTGTTAAATGCTTATTAATAGGACAATGTGATTTTTTGTCTGTGCAAACAAATGCTAAAAAAAGTAGGGAAATGTGTTATTTGTTGTACTAAATGTTGTATCTTTGTTTCAGGTTGCATACAGTTACTTTGTAGGAGTTTCGGCAATCTTCATTCGGTTGCTTTCCTTTTCAAAATTAGTATAACATTTTCAAAAACACAATACCATGGCCTCAGTAAAATTAATCCTCAGAACACAGCAGGCAGACAAAAAAGGCGAATGTCCTCTGTATGTCCGCGTCATTAAAGACCGTAAAACAAAATTCATTGCAACGGGATATAAATTCCGGGAAAACCAGTGGGATGCAGAAGAACAGCGGGTAAGAAAAAATTTTCCGAATTCTGCCAGGATGAATGCCATTCTGATCAAGAAGGTTGCGGATGCTGCCGGCGAAGTTGCCGACCTTGAAAGAAAATCCAAAACTGTTTCTGCAAGAAGATTAAAAGAAGCCATCAACGGAAAACGCTCAGAGAATTTCTTTACCTATGCTTTTGCCAGGTTAGAGAAAATCAAACCTTCGCTTTCAATCAAAACGCACAGAACTTACAAATCCCAGTTGGAGAAATTTGAAACTTATATAGGAAGCAGGGATGTGAATTTTGATGATATGACGGTTACTTTCCTGAATGATTATGTAAGTTACTGCCAGAACAAATTGAAAAATACCAATACCACTGCAAAATACTCTCTGCTGATTTTGGCGATATTTTTCAAAGAAGCAATCCGTGAGGATATTGTAGATTCCAACCTTTATCCATTTGACAAAATCAAACTCAAAAAAGAAGCAGGAAAGCGTATGTTTTTATCGAAAACCCAATTGGAAGAATTCAAAAAAATAGAAGTCAATCCCGACAGCAAAGCGCAGGTTTTTAAGGATATGTTTCTGTTCAGCGTTTCCGCGGGCGGACTTCGTTTGAGTGATGTTATCGAAATCAGATGGGAGCATATAGATTTGGAAAACCACCGTCTTTCAAAAAAAATCAGAAAAACCGGCAGAGTACACAGTTTCAAATTCGGACAGTCGGCCATTGATATTCTGAATAAATACAAACCCAAGAAAATCAATCCGGCGCACTTCGTATTTCCTTTGTTGGAAAATGACGGTCTTTATTTGAGCAATGATCTTTTTGCTGACAGCGAATTGGCGCGTTGCAGTTCCCTGTGCAGTCTACATTTGAGGGCAATAGGAAAGAAAATGAAACTGCCTTTCAGTCTGTCATTTCATTTGGCAAGACACACATTTGCAACCAATGCGCTGAACAACGGAATGCGTATCGAACATGTTTCAAAACTCTTAGATCACACCAATATCGGAACGACGCAGATTTATGCCAAAATCGTTTCCCAGGAATTGGATGATGCGGTTGATAAGTATGTTTTCTGATAATTCAAAATCAAAAATCGACAAAAGCAATCTTCGTGCATAGACATTGCCTTACATTTAATTTTAGCAAATCTTCAATCAGGGGTGAAATGAATTTGCCAAATTCGAAACCACAATCAAACGGTTAAATTTCCTCACTTAATTGCACCTGTTTTTACCGAAATGTGGGTGTAAGGGGTGTAACCACTTTTTGGCTTAAAACTTTTTTTATTTTTATTTCAATGAAAAACATATAAATCCAAAATAAAAGCAAGCATTTCAAAACAGCCGCTTCGTTCAGTTGCATAATATTACACACTGTTAATAGGGAAATTTTTACTCAAAAAAAATAAAATTTTCTTTACTGAAAAATTGCTTACACCGCTTACACCCATTGCTTTTTCATTCAAAATTCTTGATTTGCATTTCATACTGAATGGTGTTGATTGCAAATTTCATAAAAATTCAACCGCAAAATAATCAATTTCTAAACTGCGGAAAACCAGGATGTAAAATTTTCCTTCAAATGCATTCAAATTATCGGGTAAGCAGGGTAAGCATTTTTTTACAAAACATTTTTTTTAATTTCTTCACTAAAAATTTTTTACTAAATCAAATGAATTTCAAAGCAAACGAGCAGGAGCGGTTCACTCTTTTTCATTCTAATCATCGTATAAAATAGTTTTTTTAAAAGAGAAAATTTCAAAATTTTCTTTTGATGAAATTTACTTACCCTGCTTACCCTAAAATTATTGCCTTTGTTTTACCAGAATTCCACAATACATGTCGATGAAAAATCGCTTTAAATTTTACTCGCTTTTGGTTCTTCATAATTTTGCCCCCATTTTCTTTCAAAAAGTAAGTAAGTAAAGTAAGTAACTTTCGGCAAAACAAAATTTTATTTTTTACTCTCAAAAATTTTCTACTAAATCGGGAGTAATACAAAGCAAACAAGAATTTTCCCGTTTTAATTTGCCTCTTAATTCATTGTTTTAATTAGTTTTTTTTCATGCTTAATTTCTAAAAAAGTTTTTTCTCAAATCTTACTTACTTTACTTACTTATTTAAGTCATTCATCCTTTTACCTTATTCTGCTTTTTCCTTATATTTACATCTTCACAAAAATTTATTCCCACAAAGAAAACTATGCTCACCAGTCACAACCTTATTGAGGATATTCGTAATATTATTGCCCAATCCCGCGATCGTGCCATTCGTGCCGTCGACCACGAACGCACCCTGATGTATTGGCATATCGGCAAAAGAATCTTTGAAGAAGAGCAAAACGGTGAAGACCGTGCTGAATATGGCACACAGTTGATAAAATCAATATCAAAATCACTGCAATCAGAATATGGCAGTGGATTTTCTTATCGCCAGTTGAATCTTTACCGACAATTTTACCGCACCTTTCCAATTGTGCACGCACTGCATGCACAATTGAGTTGGACACAGTATAAATTTTTGTTGCGTGTTGATACTGAGGAACAAAGGGAATTCTACATCGCAGAAACCATAAAG from Chryseobacterium suipulveris includes:
- a CDS encoding site-specific integrase, translating into MASVKLILRTQQADKKGECPLYVRVIKDRKTKFIATGYKFRENQWDAEEQRVRKNFPNSARMNAILIKKVADAAGEVADLERKSKTVSARRLKEAINGKRSENFFTYAFARLEKIKPSLSIKTHRTYKSQLEKFETYIGSRDVNFDDMTVTFLNDYVSYCQNKLKNTNTTAKYSLLILAIFFKEAIREDIVDSNLYPFDKIKLKKEAGKRMFLSKTQLEEFKKIEVNPDSKAQVFKDMFLFSVSAGGLRLSDVIEIRWEHIDLENHRLSKKIRKTGRVHSFKFGQSAIDILNKYKPKKINPAHFVFPLLENDGLYLSNDLFADSELARCSSLCSLHLRAIGKKMKLPFSLSFHLARHTFATNALNNGMRIEHVSKLLDHTNIGTTQIYAKIVSQELDDAVDKYVF